A DNA window from Enoplosus armatus isolate fEnoArm2 chromosome 9, fEnoArm2.hap1, whole genome shotgun sequence contains the following coding sequences:
- the m6pr gene encoding cation-dependent mannose-6-phosphate receptor isoform X1, with the protein MKVVNSQSGGSFLVWTLAVQLVLCGSGVYSTDGTERCKLFSESVSERKVLHRLEPLAHKNFTVETKNGDDSYTYVFQLCGDAGGVPGAGVVQVDSKKTENKQTVIGTYNSTQAIGGSDWVMLIYRKGDTYDGHCSKEMRKAIIMISCNRKIDVGKLEVVLEDREREHDCFYLFELDSSAVCPALQSQLSTGSIILIIGLCLLAVYLIGGFLYQRLIVGAKGMEQFPNYAFWVEVGNLTADGCDFVCRSRNREEAPAYRGVATDTLEEEPEERDDHLLPM; encoded by the exons ATGAAG GTGGTCAACAGTCAAAGTGGAGGGTCCTTCCTGGTGTGGACCCTGGCTGTTCAGCTGGTCCTGTGTGGGAGTGGGGTGTACAGCACTGATGGCACAGAGAGATGTAAACTGTTCTCTGAGTCTGTGTCAGAGCGGAAAGTCCTCCATCGACTGGAGCCACTCGCCCATAAGAA CTTTACAGTAGAGACCAAGAATGGAGACGACAGTTACACATATGTGTTCCAGTTGTGTGGGGATGCAGGGGGTGTTCCAGGAGCTGGGGTTGTTCAGGTGGacagcaagaaaacagaaaataaacaaacagtgatTGGCACGTATAATTCAACACAGGCCATTGGAGGAA GTGACTGGGTGATGTTGATCTACAGAAAAGGCGACACATATGATGGCCACTGCTCCAAGGAAATGAGGAAAGCCATTATCATGATCTCTTGCAACAGGAAAATAGATGTg GGCAAGCTGGAGGTGGTGCtggaggacagggagagggagcaCGACTGTTTCTACCTGTTTGAGCTGGACTCCAGTGCGGTGTGCCCAGCTCTTCAGTCCCAGCTCAGCACTGGCTCAATAATACTCATCAT TGGGTTGTGTCTTCTGGCTGTTTACCTCATTGGTGGTTTCCTCTACCAACGACTGATTGTTGGAGCCAAAGGGATGGAGCAATTCCCCAATTATGCTTTTTGGGTGGAGGTTGGCAATCTGACAGCG GATGGGTGTGACTTTGTGTGCCGATCACGAAATCGAGAGGAAGCCCCCGCTTACAGAGGAGTGGCCACAGATACTTTAGAAGAAgagccagaggagagagatgaccACTTACTACCTATGTGA
- the m6pr gene encoding cation-dependent mannose-6-phosphate receptor isoform X2 — MKVVNSQSGGSFLVWTLAVQLVLCGSGVYSTDGTERCKLFSESVSERKVLHRLEPLAHKNFTVETKNGDDSYTYVFQLCGDAGGVPGAGVVQVDSKKTENKQTVIGTYNSTQAIGGSDWVMLIYRKGDTYDGHCSKEMRKAIIMISCNRKIDGKLEVVLEDREREHDCFYLFELDSSAVCPALQSQLSTGSIILIIGLCLLAVYLIGGFLYQRLIVGAKGMEQFPNYAFWVEVGNLTADGCDFVCRSRNREEAPAYRGVATDTLEEEPEERDDHLLPM; from the exons ATGAAG GTGGTCAACAGTCAAAGTGGAGGGTCCTTCCTGGTGTGGACCCTGGCTGTTCAGCTGGTCCTGTGTGGGAGTGGGGTGTACAGCACTGATGGCACAGAGAGATGTAAACTGTTCTCTGAGTCTGTGTCAGAGCGGAAAGTCCTCCATCGACTGGAGCCACTCGCCCATAAGAA CTTTACAGTAGAGACCAAGAATGGAGACGACAGTTACACATATGTGTTCCAGTTGTGTGGGGATGCAGGGGGTGTTCCAGGAGCTGGGGTTGTTCAGGTGGacagcaagaaaacagaaaataaacaaacagtgatTGGCACGTATAATTCAACACAGGCCATTGGAGGAA GTGACTGGGTGATGTTGATCTACAGAAAAGGCGACACATATGATGGCCACTGCTCCAAGGAAATGAGGAAAGCCATTATCATGATCTCTTGCAACAGGAAAATAGAT GGCAAGCTGGAGGTGGTGCtggaggacagggagagggagcaCGACTGTTTCTACCTGTTTGAGCTGGACTCCAGTGCGGTGTGCCCAGCTCTTCAGTCCCAGCTCAGCACTGGCTCAATAATACTCATCAT TGGGTTGTGTCTTCTGGCTGTTTACCTCATTGGTGGTTTCCTCTACCAACGACTGATTGTTGGAGCCAAAGGGATGGAGCAATTCCCCAATTATGCTTTTTGGGTGGAGGTTGGCAATCTGACAGCG GATGGGTGTGACTTTGTGTGCCGATCACGAAATCGAGAGGAAGCCCCCGCTTACAGAGGAGTGGCCACAGATACTTTAGAAGAAgagccagaggagagagatgaccACTTACTACCTATGTGA